The region CCGCGGCCCTTGCAGTAGCCGGTCGCCTTGCCGCAGAGTTCCGCCATCATCAACTTCAGATCGGCGCCGAGCGCGATGCAGTGGCCGTGGCCGCGGTGCGTGCTGGTGGCGTAGTCGCGTTCGGTGATGGCGGAGCATGCGCCGACGGCGACGGCCTCCTGGCCGGCGTAGACGTGGCTGGCGCCCTGGAGGACGTTGCGCGCCAGGAGTTCGAAGACCTTGTCCTCGAACGCGCGGATTTCCATCATCCGCCTGAGGAGGCCGATCTTCGCGTCCTTCGACAGTTCCCCGGCCGGGGCGGCCTCCTTCGGCTTCGGTTTTGCCTTCGCTTTCGGCCGGGGTTTTGTCTTACCCATTCGCATCTCCCGAACATCGATCCTGTGCAGAAAAAGCGCAGGATTATACGCGTAGAGCCTCCGGAACGCAATCCAGGAGGTCCATCGCGGTAAGGCCCAGGATTCCGAGGCGTTCGGCCGCCAGGTCCCCCGCCCTGCCGTGGGCCCAGACGGCCAGGACGGCGGCCTCGAACATGGGCATCCCGGCGGCGAGGAAGGCGGCCATCATGCCCGTGAGAACGTCGCCTGCGCCGGCGGTCGCCATGCCGGGGTTGCCGGTCTCATTGACATAGAGGCGCTGGCCATCGCAGACGACAGTGCCGGCCCCCTTGAGGACGGCGACGGCGCCGAGACGAGCGAGTCGCTCCGCAGCCGCCTCGCGGTCGGCCTGAATCGCCTTGACGGTGGTCCCAAGGAGACGGGCCGCCTCGCCCGGATGCGGCGTCAGGATGAGGCCGTTGCGCGCCCTAGCGACGACTTCGGCGGCGTCCGCGGCGACGGCGTTCAGGCCGTCCGCATCGAGGACGATCGGAATTTCGACCCCTTCCAGAACGGCCCGGACCACAGAGCGGATGGCGGGCGTCCGGCCGAGGCCCGGACCGAGAGCGACGGCGTCC is a window of Planctomycetota bacterium DNA encoding:
- a CDS encoding NAD(P)H-hydrate dehydratase; this encodes MKRITDIPQPPSRPRDAHKGTAGLVLVVAGSRGMAGAAALVGNGALRAGAGLVRIATPDAALDTVAALAPCCTTAPLPDDGACLRAEAAERVLELADGQDAVALGPGLGRTPAIRSVVRAVLEGVEIPIVLDADGLNAVAADAAEVVARARNGLILTPHPGEAARLLGTTVKAIQADREAAAERLARLGAVAVLKGAGTVVCDGQRLYVNETGNPGMATAGAGDVLTGMMAAFLAAGMPMFEAAVLAVWAHGRAGDLAAERLGILGLTAMDLLDCVPEALRV
- a CDS encoding thiamine pyrophosphate-dependent enzyme, whose amino-acid sequence is MMEIRAFEDKVFELLARNVLQGASHVYAGQEAVAVGACSAITERDYATSTHRGHGHCIALGADLKLMMAELCGKATGYCKGRG